One Nitrospirota bacterium DNA segment encodes these proteins:
- a CDS encoding PAS domain S-box protein, protein MKSKKTGQKNPSELRKRAEEKLKSQTAQHGVMSDSDTQQLIHELQVHQIELEMQNDELRKAQAELEESRRRYSDLYDFAPVGYFTFDKNGLILEVNLTAASELGVKRSLLIDKPFRTYIPIEDKNIFDLHLQQVFKGEDRRTCEIRLRRKAGEFYAQLESIMINDSYHNNVCRTSVIDISERKKAEEALRKAHDELEIKVKERTADLTIVNEALLNEIALRKGSENQVRSTNALLKLFTRKSSRKEYLDSVVELIHSWSGCCCVGIRILDIYGKIPYESYVGFSKEFWESENWLSVRDHQCACIRVILGKPELQDISAMTPFGSFRSDNTMKFVGELPEEEQARFRGVCVLNGFTSVAVIPIRYQEQILGAIHIADKKEGMVTLTLVEFLESMSPLIGEAIQKFSTEEELKKYYHHLEGLVEDRTA, encoded by the coding sequence ATGAAATCAAAAAAAACAGGACAGAAAAATCCTTCCGAACTTCGCAAAAGAGCAGAGGAGAAACTAAAATCTCAAACAGCCCAACATGGGGTAATGTCTGATAGCGATACACAGCAGTTGATCCATGAACTGCAGGTTCATCAGATAGAGCTGGAGATGCAGAATGACGAACTTCGTAAAGCACAGGCAGAACTTGAAGAATCAAGACGCAGATATTCTGACCTCTATGACTTTGCCCCTGTCGGCTATTTTACCTTTGACAAAAACGGGCTGATACTGGAAGTAAACCTTACCGCCGCATCTGAGTTAGGTGTAAAAAGGAGCCTTCTTATTGACAAACCATTCCGAACCTATATCCCTATCGAAGACAAGAATATATTTGATCTGCACCTTCAGCAAGTTTTTAAAGGTGAAGACCGGCGGACATGTGAAATAAGACTAAGGAGAAAAGCGGGTGAGTTTTACGCGCAGTTGGAGAGCATAATGATAAATGATTCCTATCACAATAACGTATGCAGGACTTCAGTAATTGATATCAGCGAACGCAAGAAAGCGGAAGAAGCATTGCGGAAAGCACATGATGAATTAGAGATAAAAGTTAAAGAACGTACCGCTGATTTGACAATAGTAAATGAAGCATTGTTGAATGAAATTGCTCTGCGTAAAGGGTCTGAAAATCAAGTGAGATCTACCAATGCCCTTCTGAAACTATTCACAAGAAAATCCTCCCGAAAAGAGTATCTCGACTCTGTAGTAGAGTTGATCCACAGCTGGAGCGGCTGTTGCTGCGTGGGGATCAGAATACTAGACATATATGGCAAGATACCTTATGAGTCATATGTTGGCTTTAGTAAGGAATTCTGGGAATCTGAAAACTGGCTTTCAGTCAGAGATCATCAATGTGCTTGCATCCGTGTAATATTGGGGAAACCAGAACTGCAAGACATTTCTGCTATGACGCCATTTGGTTCTTTCCGATCTGATAATACAATGAAGTTTGTCGGTGAACTTCCAGAAGAGGAGCAAGCAAGATTTAGAGGCGTTTGCGTATTGAATGGATTTACTTCTGTTGCTGTTATCCCAATTCGTTACCAGGAGCAAATACTTGGTGCAATCCATATTGCAGACAAAAAGGAAGGAATGGTGACTTTGACGCTGGTGGAATTCCTTGAGTCAATGTCTCCTCTCATTGGCGAAGCAATTCAAAAGTTCTCCACTGAGGAAGAATTAAAAAAATACTATCATCACCTTGAGGGATTAGTAGAAGATCGTACAGCCTAA
- a CDS encoding chemotaxis protein CheB, translating to MGKKKAAPVRKSASVSKRALSDKKSAKIISPKRGGLSDRSKLKLPSAEYAAAVKKPASGFPFVGIGASAGGLEALELFFAHMPPETGIAFVIIQHLDPKHKSIMDELLKRHTTMRVLQAEDGIALEPNSVYLNKPDKEINIFNGKLQLTDPVEAHPVRLPINHFFRSLAEDQGENAVCIILSGSGSDGTLGIKEIKGSGGMIMVQNPEQAQYDSMPRSAIETGLVDYVLPAEKMPKELIGYIKQPYVKGYKTRVGAEHLDAIQKVLMLVRSRTGHDFSHYKQNTVHRRVERRMALHKITNIQNYVRYLKEIPAEADSLFKDLIIEVTSFFRDNEAFEVLGKKIIPAIVENKKPDSIVRVWVPGCATGEEPFSIAMLFQETMERLNKRLNVQIFATDINRETIEKARFARFPEGISADIPAEKLVRFFIKEGGGYRIRKTIRDMVVFAVQNIISDPPFSKLDLVSCRNILIYMDSVLQKKIIPLFHYTLNRNGYLFLGSSESIGEFSGLFSPVDTKWKIYQRKDVFAGKVPDYLYAPAADAHPEYMKKPGQTVLKEINMREIAERLILDEYAPPCVFIDEEYNILYFQGSTDRYLTQPAGEPSFNLIAMVREDLRYQISALLSKSARQKETVLRETFRIKQKEGYQTVEIVVRTILQPDLKQKIKVVIFEEKTFPEEKGVKKKKTSRDAKNDLRVSSLENELRSTKEYLQATVEQMQTTNEELRSANEELQSTNEELQSTNEELATSKEELQSTNEELVTVNTELQDKIEALVQANSDINNLLASTDIGTIFLDNNLRIKRFTPAMKNFFNLIQEDAGRPISDITSKIPFVNVSQEVRTVLKDLQKREFEVETENSNWYSMRILPYRTIENTIDGVVIAFMDISERKKAEQMGESARIFAESILNTVRDSLVILDERLKVVSANRSFYKTFKTSPEETENILVYNLGNGQWDIPKLHELLDEIIPKRNSFNDFKVTHQFPVIGQKKMLLNARVVDSPGQRKLILLAIEDITAKEDTEAAG from the coding sequence ATGGGCAAAAAGAAAGCTGCTCCGGTAAGAAAGAGCGCTTCTGTTTCCAAAAGAGCTTTGTCTGACAAGAAATCTGCAAAAATCATTTCTCCAAAACGCGGCGGACTGTCTGACCGATCTAAATTAAAACTACCTTCTGCAGAATATGCTGCCGCAGTTAAGAAGCCTGCATCAGGATTTCCTTTTGTCGGAATCGGCGCTTCAGCCGGAGGGCTGGAGGCGCTGGAACTTTTCTTCGCCCATATGCCGCCTGAAACAGGCATAGCCTTTGTTATTATCCAGCATTTAGACCCCAAGCACAAAAGCATTATGGATGAACTTCTTAAGAGACATACCACTATGAGGGTATTACAGGCAGAAGACGGTATAGCACTTGAACCCAACTCTGTGTATCTCAATAAACCTGACAAGGAAATCAACATCTTCAATGGCAAACTCCAGTTGACAGATCCGGTTGAAGCCCATCCTGTAAGGCTTCCGATTAACCATTTTTTCCGGTCTCTGGCTGAGGACCAGGGCGAGAATGCTGTCTGCATCATCCTGTCCGGAAGCGGATCAGACGGAACCCTGGGTATCAAGGAGATCAAGGGTTCCGGCGGAATGATAATGGTTCAGAATCCGGAACAGGCACAGTATGACAGTATGCCAAGGAGCGCCATAGAAACAGGTCTTGTAGACTATGTTCTGCCGGCAGAAAAGATGCCGAAGGAACTCATAGGGTACATAAAACAACCCTATGTGAAAGGGTACAAGACTCGTGTCGGCGCTGAGCATCTTGACGCCATCCAGAAGGTCTTGATGCTGGTAAGGTCCAGAACCGGCCATGATTTCAGCCATTACAAACAGAATACCGTTCACCGCAGAGTAGAACGCCGCATGGCTCTCCACAAAATTACCAATATCCAAAATTATGTCCGGTATCTTAAAGAAATACCAGCTGAAGCGGACAGCCTGTTCAAAGACCTCATTATCGAGGTGACCAGTTTTTTCAGAGACAATGAGGCATTTGAAGTCCTCGGCAAAAAAATTATTCCGGCAATAGTGGAAAATAAAAAACCTGATTCTATAGTGCGGGTCTGGGTTCCGGGTTGTGCCACCGGTGAAGAACCATTCTCCATTGCGATGCTTTTTCAGGAAACCATGGAGAGGTTGAATAAACGCCTGAATGTCCAGATTTTTGCCACAGACATAAACAGAGAGACTATTGAAAAGGCCCGCTTTGCCAGGTTCCCAGAAGGCATTTCAGCGGATATTCCGGCAGAAAAGTTAGTAAGGTTCTTCATAAAGGAAGGCGGGGGGTACAGGATCAGGAAAACGATCCGCGATATGGTAGTCTTTGCTGTCCAGAACATTATCTCAGACCCTCCTTTTTCAAAACTTGACCTGGTCAGCTGCAGAAATATCCTGATCTACATGGATTCAGTGCTCCAAAAGAAAATTATCCCGTTATTCCATTACACTCTAAATCGGAACGGGTATCTTTTCCTGGGATCATCTGAGAGCATAGGAGAGTTCAGCGGGCTTTTTTCACCGGTTGATACAAAGTGGAAAATATACCAGCGCAAAGACGTTTTTGCCGGGAAGGTTCCGGATTATCTTTATGCTCCTGCTGCTGATGCTCATCCGGAATACATGAAAAAACCGGGACAGACTGTTCTTAAAGAGATAAATATGCGGGAAATTGCAGAAAGGCTTATCCTTGACGAATATGCTCCACCGTGTGTTTTCATTGATGAAGAATATAACATCCTCTATTTTCAGGGATCAACTGACCGGTACCTGACTCAGCCAGCCGGTGAACCAAGCTTTAACCTCATTGCAATGGTGCGCGAAGACCTTCGCTATCAGATCAGCGCATTGCTCAGCAAGTCCGCAAGACAAAAAGAGACTGTTCTCCGGGAAACGTTCCGGATAAAACAGAAAGAAGGCTATCAGACTGTTGAGATAGTAGTGCGAACGATATTGCAGCCGGACCTGAAACAGAAAATCAAGGTGGTCATATTTGAAGAGAAAACATTTCCCGAGGAAAAAGGCGTGAAGAAGAAAAAGACTTCCAGGGATGCAAAAAATGATCTGAGGGTGTCAAGCCTTGAAAACGAGCTCCGGTCAACAAAAGAGTATCTACAGGCAACTGTTGAGCAAATGCAGACAACCAACGAAGAGCTGAGATCGGCAAATGAGGAACTGCAGTCAACGAATGAGGAATTGCAGAGCACCAATGAAGAGCTGGCAACCTCCAAGGAGGAGCTGCAATCGACCAATGAGGAACTGGTTACCGTAAACACAGAGCTTCAGGATAAGATAGAGGCGTTGGTGCAGGCCAACAGCGATATCAACAACCTTCTTGCAAGTACAGACATCGGTACCATCTTCCTGGACAATAATCTCAGGATCAAGCGGTTTACACCTGCCATGAAAAACTTCTTTAACCTTATTCAGGAAGATGCAGGCCGTCCTATCAGTGACATCACCTCAAAAATTCCATTTGTTAATGTCTCTCAGGAAGTCCGGACAGTGCTGAAGGATTTACAAAAACGGGAGTTCGAGGTTGAGACCGAAAACAGCAACTGGTATTCCATGCGCATTTTGCCATATAGGACAATTGAAAATACCATTGACGGGGTTGTTATTGCGTTTATGGATATAAGCGAGCGCAAAAAGGCAGAGCAGATGGGAGAATCTGCAAGGATCTTTGCCGAGAGTATACTTAATACTGTTCGTGATTCCCTTGTGATCCTTGATGAGCGTCTGAAAGTAGTATCAGCAAACAGGTCTTTCTATAAGACCTTCAAAACTTCTCCGGAAGAGACTGAAAACATACTTGTCTACAACCTTGGAAACGGCCAGTGGGATATACCTAAACTCCATGAACTGCTGGATGAGATTATTCCGAAGAGGAATTCATTCAATGACTTCAAAGTCACTCACCAATTCCCAGTCATAGGGCAGAAGAAGATGCTTCTGAATGCGCGTGTTGTTGATAGTCCCGGCCAGCGCAAGCTTATTCTTCTTGCTATTGAGGATATTACAGCGAAAGAGGATACAGAAGCAGCTGGATAG
- a CDS encoding YtxH domain-containing protein, with amino-acid sequence MDDDYKKIAGAFLIGGVIGAAIAILYAPKSGRETRKDITRTARRIKRETVHLVNDAIDSINDFTVDVKDKVSDVIDQGKDLSESAKKEILKNLDHGQKVIEKQKKRLIEALGM; translated from the coding sequence ATGGACGACGACTATAAAAAGATCGCAGGAGCATTTCTGATCGGGGGAGTTATCGGTGCAGCCATTGCCATTCTGTATGCACCTAAATCAGGAAGAGAGACCAGAAAAGATATCACAAGGACTGCACGGCGCATTAAGCGGGAGACAGTCCATCTGGTAAATGATGCGATAGACAGTATCAATGATTTTACGGTTGATGTAAAGGATAAGGTCTCGGATGTCATTGACCAGGGAAAGGATCTTTCCGAGAGTGCAAAAAAGGAGATTCTGAAAAACCTTGATCACGGCCAGAAGGTGATTGAAAAACAGAAAAAGAGACTTATCGAGGCCCTCGGAATGTAA